One window of the Eschrichtius robustus isolate mEscRob2 chromosome X, mEscRob2.pri, whole genome shotgun sequence genome contains the following:
- the LOC137756791 gene encoding uncharacterized protein CXorf49 homolog, which yields MSSPDEASVWVWGTGFGPEGGERAGVGPAGPAVPWGPDPGPEPGEPRSGEGGGGFPDPEGFQSEREMLEAGGPVPCGPEGRPGSPADDTRDLVHLDEESAAAILLQLAGWDVLGVRRHPSLESCAAFEVSAVWAGLEAGPGGRGAPDQSCGEAPPAPARPLHLGGPEAGRAWGNPKRGPKRRLNVAADRQRLPEEGLAWLLSDPESSDEFSETQLMTVSTYPRGGGQAEPSTPEDPGDTPRHSNFQVRENFLHVPGSSLSSAPRGLTSVVETQDVGEQGISSPKKMRSVLWGNGGSRSSYPGAAAAAAAAGGLPRVTPRKKGAQEKKSLRGASKLALGTTFPSGGERISATALEPATLPPISGIPLLGRAKRYTLVPLGTEQSKHTGAGKKSVARRARESEAVAGEDKDPNRDPAAKGQLPGYRPGTSFPRMHRGKASSGDLNTRGPQDPGNSEPLALNPGEVMPRGPVPSGDREPLDHPPRPERQQQPLGTPGCPWCLVLQREIDDLKEQLAAMQYLADKFQTL from the exons ATGAGCTCCCCCGATGAGGCGTCTGTGTGGGTGTGGGGAACGGGTTTCGGCCCAGAGGGCGGGGAGCGGGCCGGCGTCGGCCCGGCCGGCCCCGCAGTCCCGTGGGGACCCGACCCAGGCCCCGAGCCCGGGGAGCCGCGGAGCGGCGAGGGCGGGGGCGGCTTCCCGGACCCCGAGGGCTTCCAGTCGGAGCGGGAGATGCTGGAAGCGGGAGGGCCGGTGCCGTGCGGCCCCGAAGGCCGACCTGGCTCCCCGGCTGACGACACGAGGGACCTCGTGCACCTGGACGAGGAGTCTGCGGCGGCCATCTTGCTGCAGCTGGCCGGGTGGGACGTGCTGGGCGTCCGCAGACACCCGTCCCTGGAGAGCTGCGCCGCCTTCGAAGTGTCCGCCGTGTGGGCCGGCCTCGAGGCGGGTCCCGGCGGTCGAGGAGCGCCCGACCAGAGCTGTGGGGAAGCGCCGCCGGCTCCGGCCCGCCCTCTCCACCTCGGTGGGCCCGAAGCGGGCCGGGCCTGGGGGAACCCTAAGAGAGGCCCTAAGCGTAGGTTGAACGTGGCTGCGGATCGCCAGCGGCTCCCCGAGGAAGGCCTGGCCTGGCTGCTGTCCGACCCCGAGTCCTCAGATGAGTTCAGTGAGACACAGCTGATGACGGTGAGCACTTACCCCAGAGGAGGAGGCCAGGCCGAGCCCAGCACACCCGAGGATCCCGGGGACACTCCCAGACACTCGAATTTCCAAGTCAGGGAGAATTTCCTTCACGTGCCAGGCTCTTCCCTGTCCTCGGCTCCGCGAGGACTCACTTCGGTTGTGGAAACGCAGGACGTGGGAGAGCAGGGCATCTCTTCCCCTAAGAAAATGCGGAGCGTGCTCTGGGGGAACGGGGGCAGCAGGTCCAGCTACCcgggagctgctgctgctgctgctgctgcaggtggCCTGCCGCGGGTCACTCCTAGGAAGAAGGGGGCCCAGGAGAAGAAATCCCTCAGGGGAGCCTCCAAACTTGCCCTGGGGACAACCTTCCCTTCCGGGGGAGAGCGAATCTCGGCAACTGCCCTGGAACCGGCCACCTTGCCCCCAATCTCTGGTATTCCGCTGCTTGGGAGAGCCAAGAGGTATACCTTGGTCCCTTTGGGAACCGAACAGTCCAAGCACACCGGCGCTGGGAAGAAATCCGTGGCCAGGCGGGCAAGGGAGTCTGAGGCGGTGGCGGGAGAAGATAAGGACCCAAATAGAGACCCAGCCGCAAAGGGCCAA CTGCCAGGTTACAGGCCAGGCACATCTTTTCCACGCATGCATCGTGGAAAAGCCAGCAGTGGCGACCTCAACACCAGAGGCCCCCAAGATCCAGGAAACTCAGAGCCCTTGGCCCTGAACCCAGGAGAAGTCATGCCCAGGGGGCCTGTCCCCTCAG GTGACCGGGAGCCACTTGACCATCCCCCAAGACCGGAAAGGCAGCAGCAGCCACTGGGAACGCCGGGCTGTCCTTGG TGTCTCGTGCTACAGAGAGAAATAGACGACCTTAAGGAGCAACTTG CCGCCATGCAGTACCTGGCTGACAAGTTCCAGACCCTTTGA